The Chryseobacterium indologenes genomic sequence CAAAGGAAAAGGAAATGTAGCGGTAGCAGGAACAGTGCCTGTTGATATCGTAAATGTATCCAGAACAACCAATCCTACGCTGGGAGCTTATCAATAATGGAAATTACACAATTACAGCAACAGGTCGATGAGTGGATCAAAACCATCGGCGTAAGATATTTTAATGAACTCACCAATATGGCCATGCTGACTGAAGAAGTAGGTGAAGTCGCAAGAATCATTGCCAGAAGATATGGTGAGCAAAGTGAGAAAGAAAGTGACAAAAACAAGGATCTGGGAGAAGAACTGGCAGATGTGCTTTTTGTAACATTATGCCTAGCCAATCAAACGGGAGTCAATCTCCAGGAAGCTTTTGACAGGAAAATGAAAATAAAAACTGATCGCGATAAAGATCGTCATCAGAATAATGAAAAATTGAAGTAGAGACTTCAGATGTTAGAGATCAGACCTCAGGCTGTGACAGTTTGTAATCTGATATTTAAAAACACTGGATCTTAAGAGAGTAATAAAATTGAAGGAGAGATTACATTGCTGATTATAGACCATGCCCGTCTGGAATCCGATGTCTGAAATCTGAAATCTAAAGAAATAATGAAGCTAGAAAAATCAACACTACTAGGAAATAAAACAGTACAGATCAGCGGTTCGAAGAGTATTTCGAATCGTTTATTGATTCTGGAAAGCCTGTTTAGCAATATAAAAATCGGGAATTTGTCTAATTCTCAGGATACACAGTTACTGAAAAAAGCATTGTCTGAAAATACAGAAACTGTAGACATCCATCACGCGGGAACTGCTATGCGTTTTCTGACTTCCTATTATTCTATTCAGGAAGGAAAAACAACGATTCTTACCGGTTCCAAGAGAATGAAGGAAAGACCGATTAAAAATCTGGTGAATGCCCTGAGAGATCTTGGAGTTGACATCGAGTACCTTGAAAATGATGGATTTCCCCCTTTAAAAATCACCGGAAAAAAGATCAGTCAGACTTCAGTGAATGTTCCTGCTAATATATCAAGCCAGTTTATCACATCTCTCCTGCTTATTGCCGGAAAGCTTGAAAACGGACTGGAAATCAATCTTGTGGGTGACGTAACTTCAAGGTCTTATATTGAAATGACACTTGATATTTTGACTAAATTCGGAATCAGAAACAGTTTTACAGGCAATACTATCAGAGTGGAACCTTTCAATCCCGACGATCAGCCTTCAACAG encodes the following:
- a CDS encoding nucleotide pyrophosphohydrolase; its protein translation is MEITQLQQQVDEWIKTIGVRYFNELTNMAMLTEEVGEVARIIARRYGEQSEKESDKNKDLGEELADVLFVTLCLANQTGVNLQEAFDRKMKIKTDRDKDRHQNNEKLK
- a CDS encoding 3-phosphoshikimate 1-carboxyvinyltransferase, with amino-acid sequence MKLEKSTLLGNKTVQISGSKSISNRLLILESLFSNIKIGNLSNSQDTQLLKKALSENTETVDIHHAGTAMRFLTSYYSIQEGKTTILTGSKRMKERPIKNLVNALRDLGVDIEYLENDGFPPLKITGKKISQTSVNVPANISSQFITSLLLIAGKLENGLEINLVGDVTSRSYIEMTLDILTKFGIRNSFTGNTIRVEPFNPDDQPSTDSYEVESDWSSASYFYSICALGRETLHLKSFYKESTQGDSAIAKIYEDFFGIKTIFSEDEHKITLEPQQNFSFPEKIILDMNNCPDIAQTLCVTASALQIPFEISGLGTLRVKETDRLLALYHELQKLGTETEITDLTIKSISFGEPQDNISIRTYQDHRMAMSFAPFCLIKELNIEEEDVVEKSYPMFWRDLAGILTN